The Nitrospirota bacterium genome includes the window CGACCCCGACGGCGATGCCATCACCACCTACACGTGGACCACGCCGTTCGGAACTGTGAGTGGGCCGAGTCCGTTCCTTGATCTGGTGGGTCTCCCGTTGGGGACCTATGACGTTACGTTGACCGTGACCGATGCGCGCGGGGCGACTTCGGCTCCGGATCAAGTCACGGTGATTGTCCAAGACACCACGCCGCCCACGCTCAGCAACGTGTCGCCGAATCTGGTGGTGGAGGCGACCTCGGCGGCGGGGGCCGTGGTGACCTACTCGCTGCCCACGGCCACGGATGCCGTAGATCCCGCGCCGACAGTGTCCTGCATCCCTCCTTCGGGCAGCACCTTCCCCTTGGACGTCACGACCGTCACCTGTACGGCGACCGACTTCTCGATCAACGGAACTCAATCGTCCTTTACTGTGGCCGTGCAGGACACGACTCCGCCAGCGCTCACGTGTTCGAGTGATCTCGTGGCGGAGGCCACGTCGGCTTCAGGGGCGGTGGTCACATTCCCTCCATGTGCCGCCTCCGATACCGTCGACCCAGCCCCGGTAATCGGCTGCTCGCCGCCCTCGGGTAGTACATTCCCCCTGGGGACGACGACGGTGACCTGCACGGCCACCGACTTCTCTGGCAATAGCGGCCAAGCGTCCTTCTCGGTCACGGTGCAAGACACCACGCCGCCCACGATCACCGTCATCCAAAGTCCGCCGCCCAACGGCAATGGCTGGAACAACACCGATGTCACGATCACGTACACGGTGACCGATGCCTCGGTGACGGCCTGTGTCCCGCCCTCGCCGATCATCGTGACCGCCGAAGGCGCCGGCCAGGCCGTCACCATCACCTGCACCGATACGTCAAACAACCAAACGACCGTGAGCCACACGGTCAATATCGACAAGACGTTGCCCACCCTTACGTTCGGACCGGTCACGCCCGCGCCGAACGCGGCGGGATGGAATACCAGCGACGTGACCATTGCCTTTACTACGGCAGATACCTTGTCGGGGGTGGACCCCACCAGTCCGACGAGCCCCCTGCTGTTCACGACCGATGGCGCTGGGTTGACTCAGACCGTGACGGTCACGGACCGCGCCGGCAACGGTGCGACCTTTACCTCCCCGGTGGTGAACCGCGACACGCTTGCGCCGACCGGGTCGATCGCCATCAACGGCGGTGCGGCGTGGACCAACACCAGGAACGTCACCCTGACATTGACCTGCACCGATGCCACGAGCGGCTGCAGTCAGATGCAGTTCAGCAATAACAACGTCACGTTCTCGCCCCTTGAGCCGTTCGCCACCACCCGGGCGTGGCAACTGTCCCCAGGCGAGGGCCAAAAGACCGTGTACGTCCGATACACCGATGTCGCAGGTCAGCTCTCGCCGAGCCTCTCGGACACGATCATGCTGGACACCACCCCCCCGAGCCTTACCGGGATCTCAGATTCGCCGGACCCCTTCCGGCCCGGCAATGGCGAGACCACCACGATTCGATTCACGCTCTCGGACAACTTGTCGGGAACCTGCACGGTCGAAGTGAGCATCCGGAATTCGTCCAACGTGCCGGTGAACACCCTCACGACCACGGCCGCCTGTCCGTCCAGTGGTGCGGCGGGATCCATTGTGTGGGACGGCCGCGACAGTTCAGGAGCGTTAGTGCCCGCGGGGCGGTATTCCTACCGCGTCCAGGGGATCGATCAGGCGCAGAACCGCTCTGGCGCACGAGGCGGCGACGTGCGGGTCCGGTAGGCGGAATGAGTAATGCGATGTGCTCCTTTTCATCCAGGGACTCTTGACCCAACCGGGGAGGGCTGAAATGTCAGGAAAAAGATCTGGAATCGCAGCTACGATTCAAGGACTTTGCCGGATGACGAAGCTCTCCCGGCCGAAGACCTTTCTGCCCGACCAGGTGAAGAACAAGAAGGCTGGTGGCGCCATGCCAATATTTCGGTGGTTTGCTTTTGGGATCGGAGTCCTCCTTCCGTCATTAGTACTTTTCCACGGCGAATCCCGCGCCCAAGTCGTTGAAGATTGGGTCGCCCGCTACAACGGGCCGGCAAACGGCGAGGATTATGTGGCCCGGAAAATCGTGGTTGATTCGTTGGGCAACAGCTACGTCACGGGCACGAGTTGGAGTGGGACCACGAATCAAATTGCCACCATCAAGTATGGCCCATCTGGGACCCAACTCTGGGTCGCGACATACAGCGGGGTGGGCGGTGCGAATGCGGCCTCTCTCGCGGTCGATAGCTCAGGCAATGTCTTTGTGACCGGTACGAGCAACGGGGACTATGTCACGCTGATGTATGACACCAACGGAAACCTGCAGTGGGCCACAACCTATGACGGCGGGGGTGTGGACCAAGTGAGCACCGTGGTGCCGGACGGATTCGGGAATGTCATTGTCACGGGCACGAGTTCCAACGGGACGAACAACGACTATCTGACGGTCAAGTACGATTCATTCGGCAATCAGCAGTGGGCGGTGCCGTATGATGGTGGCGGTGAGGATCAGGTCGGCACGCTTTTCGGCCTTCCGTATGGGCTTGCCGTGGACGGTCTCGGCAACGTCGTAGTTCACGGGACCAGTTTCAATGGGATTGATGATGACTTTGTGACGGTCAAATATGACCCCTCCGGCAATCAATTGTGGGCCCGACCGTATCACGATGGTGGGACGGAGCAGGGCACGGCGGTCGCTGTCGATGCATTGGGAAACGTCTATGTGACGGGCGCGGGTACTGGCGGCGTGGGGAGCGAGGATTACGTGACGGTCAAGTACGACGCCAGTGGCACGCTGCAGTGGGCCAACCGGTATGACAACGGAAGCTGGGACTACGGCCTCAACGTGGTCGTCGACAACACGGGCAATGTCTATGCCCATGGGGTGAGCTCGACTGGAACGGGTGGAGACTACGCCACGGTGAAATACGATGCCTCCGGAGTTCAGCAATGGGTCGCTCGATACGACAACGGGTTCGACGACGGCTCGTCGGCGATCGCCCTTGATAGCCTCGGCAACGTGTATGTCTCGTGCTCGAGTAGCAACGGATTTGACTATGACTATGCCACGGTGAAGTTTGACGGCTCAGGCGTTCAGCAGTGGGTCATACGGTATGACACCGGGCTTGAGGATGACGGGGTGGCCGTCGCGCTCTTTGAGGATGGGTTCGGCAATGTCAGCGTGTTCGCCACCGGGAGCAGCTCCAACGGAGCGAACTACGACTATGCCACCGTCAAGTACAGTCAGACGTCATTGGGCGTGTCGTATACGACGTCGCAGTTAACCGATGATACAGACAATCAAACGAGTCCCCAGATCAACGCCCAGGGGAAGGTGGTGTGGGTGAACGGCGTGGGGGATGTGGTGCTCTATGACGCGGGCACGGCGACAATTCTCGGTGCGAGCGCGGGGTTGCCACCACAGCTCAACGCCCAGGGGAAGGTCGTGTGGGTCAACAGCGCGGGACAGATCGTGCTCTATGACGGAGGTGCGACAACTATCCTGTGGACAGGCGCCGGCATATATGAACCACCCCAGATCAACGCGATAGGCCAGGTAGTTTGGTCGGATTGGGACGGGACTTCTGACTATGAGATCTATTTCTACGACGGAACGGCGACAACCCAATTGACGAATAACGCGCTGGACGATCATGCGCCGAAACTGAACGCTTCCGGGCAGCTTGTTTGGGTGTCGTTTGATGGAACAGACGAGGAAATTATGTTGTTCAACGGCAGTGGCACAGTCCCACTGACGGACAACGCACTGAACGATTCGACGCCTGAAATTAATGACGCCGGTAAGGTCGTCTGGGTGCAGGATGACGGAGCTGGCGGGGAAATTCTCCTGTATGACGGAGCCGGGACGCTGCAACTGACGAACAATGATTTCCCGGATTTCTATCCTCAAATCAATGCAGCAGGACAGGTTGTGTGGATCGGATTAAATGCGACTGGCCGGACGCTCGTGTACCTGTATGATGGAAGCACGACAATACATCTGACCGGCCCTGGGGGGCTCGACTATGAGCCGAAGATCAATTCCTCTGGCCAGGTCGTCTGGTCTTCCCAGACGTTCAGCAATTTTCACGTCGTCGTCTACGATGGCAATACCACCATCCAGCTGACGGACAACGCACTGGCGGCGCTTGCCGGGAACCCTCAGGTGGCGATCAACGACGCCGGAACCGTAGTGTGGGCGGGATTCGCCGGCACCGACTCCGAGATCTTTATGGCCACGCCAACCGTGAGCGGCCCGGTTGGTCCAGGTGATCTTGATGCTAGTTTTGGGATAAGTGGAATTGTAACTACGGACTTCGGTGGGTCCGACCATGCCACAGAGGTGCTCCTGCAGCCTGACGGAAAGGTGGTGGCAGTAGGCCACATTACGGGATTTGACTTCGCTCTCGCCCGCTACAACCCAAAGGGCAGCTTAGATACGACCTTTGGCTCGGCGGGCAAGGCGGTATTGGGGAATGTATTTCAGGCGAGTGCCGCCGTACTGCAGACAGACGGTAAAATTGTGGCAGCAGGATGGGGCTCAGGTTCTATTGGTGGCGGCCCCGATCTTGCCCTAGTGCGCTTTAACTCGAACGGAAGCCTAGATACGACATTTGGCGTACAAGGCATAGTAGTAACAGACATTGGATCAACAGGCAGTACAGCTCGGGCTCTAGTGGTGCAACCGGATGGTAAGCTCGTAGTGGCTGGCGATGCCAACGGTAACGTTGCATTGGTGCGGTATAACCAAGATGGCAGCCTTGATACCACGTTTGGAGCCCAGGGCATAGTGATTGCTGACGCGGGTATAGCGTTCTCCATAGTCCTACAGCCAGACGCGAAGCTGGTCGTGGCTGGATATAGATATACAAGTCCACTTAGTGGATCCGACGTTCTGCTCATTCGATTCCAATCCGATGGTAGCCTTGATACCACCTTCGGGCTGCAAGGTATGGTGATTACTGATATTGGAGGCGTTCACAATATAGCCACTGCACTGGCGTTGCAGCCAGACGGAAGACTTGTAGCGGCTGGAGGAATCTGGAATCCATCTAGCGCAGAATATGGTGGGCTGCTACTGAGGTATAACCAGGATGGGAGCCAAGATGCTACATTCGGTTCAGGTGGTGTGGTAATAGCTGGCGGAGTTGTTGGGCTGGCTTACGCCGTAGTTGTGCAGCCGAACGGTAGAATTGTGGGTGCCGGAACTACGACTGGTGGCACCGGCGACTTTGCAATAGTCCGGTATGACCAGGATGGTAGCCTGGATTCCACTTTCGGCTCGCAAGGTAAAGTGATTACTGACATAGGAGGTTCAGGGGATGCAGCGCAAGCCTTAGTATTACAGCCAGACGGCAAGATAATCGCGGCAGGATCTGGTTTAGGTCCGAGTCCTGATTTTGCCTTGGCGCGCTATCTTGGCGACTCGGTGACAATCAACAGCCCGCCGGTGGCCAACCCGCAATCAGTCTCAACCCCGGAAGACACCGCGCTCGCGATCACGCTGACCGGCAGCGACCCCGACGGCGACCCCCTCACGTTTGCCGTCTCGGGCGGTCCCTTAAATGGAGTGCTCTCGGGTATCGCGCCGAACCTCACCTACACGCCGACCGCCAACTACAACGGCCCCGATAGCTTCATGTTCGAGGTGAACGACGGCACGCTCACTTCGGCCCCGGCCACAGTCTCGATCACTGTCACGCCCATGAACGATCCACCGGTTCTGGCGGCGATCGGGAACAGCAGTGTGAACGAGGGGCAGCTCGTGCAGTTCACTGTATCGGCCACCGATGTCGATGGTAATCCTCTGACCTTCACGGCCACGGGTCTGCCCCCAGGAGCGACGTTTAATCCAGCCACGCAAAGCTTCAGCTATACGCCGGGCTTTGGAGTGTCTACATCGACCGCCAACAGCTTCTTCGATGTGTTCTTTGAAGTGAGCGATGGACAAGGCGGCACGGCTAGTGAGACCGTCCGGATCACGGTCGTCGACGTTCCACAACTGGTCTCGATTGAGGTGACTCCGGCCAACTCCGTCATCAACGTAGGCCAGACCCAGCAGTTCACGGCGACGGGGACCTTTGACGATGGCTCCACGCGGGTGTTGACCTCCGGGGGGACGGCCGGAACGTGGCAGCCCACGGGGTCGATGGGGACGGTGCGAACTACTCACACAGCGACCCTCCTACCTAATGGGAAAGTTTTGATCGCCGGGGGAGCCGGCCCTCTGGCCTCAGCGGAGTTGTATGATCCGGCCACAGGGATCTTTACTCCCACGGGTTCGATGGGGACGGGGCGATATGCGCACAAGGCGACCCTGTTGCCTAACGGGAAGGTCTTGATCACGGGGGGGAGACTGGATAATTCCGCCGGGAGTGAGCTGGCCTCAGCGGAGTTGTATGATCCGGCCACGGGCCTGTTTACTGCCACGGGGTCCATGGGATCGATCCGATCTGATCACACAGCGACCCTTCTGCCCAATGGGAAGGTCTTAATTACGGGGGGATCGTATTACATCTATTTCCATGCCACGGCGGAGGTGTATGATCCGGCCACAGGGGTGTTTACCCCAACGGGGTCGATGGTGGCGACCCGAGCTCATCACACGGCAACCCTCTTGCCCAATGGGACGGTCTTGATCACGGGGTGTTGTGGCTCTGCCACGGCGGAGGTGTATGATCCGGCCACGGGTATCTTTACCGCCACGGGGTCGATGGTGGCGGCCAGAGCTTATTGGCACACGGCGACCCTTCTGCCAAACGGGAACGTCCTGGTTGCCGGGGGGATGTATCCGCAGGACGATGGTACTGCCACGGCAGAGGTGTATGATCAGGCCATGGGGGTCTTTACACTCACGGGATCCATGGGGACGGGGCGAATGTATCACACAGCGACCCTCCTGCCCGACGGGGAAGTCTTGATTGCCGGTGGTCATAATATCGCTGTCACTCATGGTACGGCGGAGCTCTATCATTCAGTCACGGGAAACTTTAGCGCCACAGGGTCGATGGGGACAGGGCGAACGGCTCATACAGCAACCCTCCTCCCCAACGGGAAAGTTTTGGTGACAGGAGGGGGCACTGCCACGGCGGAGCTCTATGAGCTGCCTGCCTCTTCGGTTGTCTGGAACAGCAGCAACACCACTGTAGCCACACTTGACGCAAATGGTCTGGCCACCGGCCTCACGCCTGGCACCACGACGATCACGGCCACCTCGGGCAGCATCAGCGGGAGCACGACCCTCCGTGTGAATGCCCCGCCAGTGGCGAACGCGGGGTCGGATCAGGTGGTCGAGGCGTCTTCGGCATCCGGAGCCTCGGTGAACCTGGATGGCTCAGCCTCCAGCGATCCCGATGGCGATGCCCTCACGTGTACGTGGGAGCTGGGCGGGGCCGGCCCTGCTGCTTTGGGTTGTCAGGTCACGGTGACGATCCCCTTGGATAGCTTCACCGTGACGCTGACCGTGACCGATGCTTTTGGCGCCACGGCCACCGACACCGCTCAGATCACGGTGCAAGACACCACGCCGCCTACGATCACGGTCACTCAGAACCCTCCGCCCAACGGCAACGGCTGGAACAACACCGATGTCACTGTGAGCTTCACGGCCGCTGACGCGGTATCAGCCGCCACGTGTACTCCGGCGTCCGTCGCACTCACCACCGAGGGGGCCGGTCAGACAGTGAGTACCACCTGCACCGATGCCGCTGGTAATAGCGCAACCGCGAACCACACTGTGAATATCGACAAGACTGTCCCCACCGTCGCGTTCAGCGCCCTGACCCCCGCGCCCAATGCCGCGGGATGGAACAGCACCGACGTGACGATCGCGTTCACGGCGTCTGACGGCCTCTCGGGCCTCGACACGGTCAATCCGACCAGTCCGCTGTCGTTCACCGTAGACGGCTCAGGCCTCACCCAGAACGTCACGGTGACCGACCGCGCCGGCAACATTGCGACGGTGACGTCACCAGTCGTGAATCGCGATACGCTGGAGCCCTCCGGCTCGATCGTCATCGAGGGCGATCAAGCGTGGGTAGGCCGGAGGAACGTCACGTTGACGTTGACCTGCACGGATGGTACGAGCGGCTGCAGCCAGATGCAGTTCAGCAACGACAACGTGACCTTCACGGCCCTGGAAGCGTTCGCCACGAGCAAGGCCTGGACCCTTACCTCAAGCAATGGGCTCAAGACCGTGTACGTCCGCTATACGGATACGGCCGGCAATGTGTCGCCTAGTCTGTCGGACACGATCATGGTGGACGGCACGAATCCGGTGCTGAGCGGGGTGGCGGATTCTCCGGATCCGTTCCGGCCTAGCAGGGGGGAGACCACGACCATCGAGTTTACGCTCTCGGACAACTTGTCGGAAACCTGTTCCATTGAAATGAGGATCTTTTCGTCCTCCAACGTGCTCGTCAGAATCCTCACCAGTCCGGCATCCTGTCCCGCGGGTGGGGCCGTGGGGTCCCTGGTGTGGGATGGGCGCAACGGTGGAGGGGTGATCGTGCCGGACGACACCTACACGTACCGGATGCGAGGGACCGACAATGCCCAAAACGGGTCGAGCCTGGTGAGCGGGACGGTGAAGGTCAGGTAGCTGAGGTGATCTTGAAAGCAGTGTCCCGGCCCGCCTCACTGAGGCGGGCCGGGACATGTGGTTTATTTATTGTCCTCATCGGTGTAACTTCCTTCGCTCCCCCCTGCACTTCGTAGTCAGCAGGTCGTCGGTTGCTGCCACACCTGGCCGGGGGGACGTTTTATATGGGAGAGCGTCTGATTAGGAGTTGGGTCTGAAACACAGAGCCGAGGGGCGTCCAACCGGACGCCCCTCGCGTTTTCTCATCGACTCGACGTACAATCCCGCCACGCCGCCTTTCCTGTTAGCGTGTGCCGATTCCTGTCTTGAGATCGAGGAACCCGATGGCGTTCGAGCTCTCGAGTCCCGTGATCGGGCCCAACGTACCGATCCCCAAGAAATACACGTGCGACGGGGCCGACCTGTCGATTCCGCTCGAGTGGCGGAACCCCCCAGAAGGCGCGCAGAGCTTTGCGCTGATCGCCGACGACCCGGATGCGCCGGGGCGCACGTGGGTGCACTGGGTGATCCACAACCTTCCTCCCGACGCGCGCAGGCTTCCGGAAGGCGTTCCGACCACGAAAATGCTGCCCGACGGGAGCAGCCAGGGGATGAACGATTTCGGACGACCGGGATACGGCGGACCGTGCCCGCCACCGGGCCGCCCGCACCGCTACGTCTTCACGCTCTACGCGTTGGACGCGATGCTTGCCGCGGACGCGGGGGCATCCAAGGCGTCTCTGCTCAAGGCGATGACGGGACACGTCTTGGGACAAGCTCAGTGGATCCGCCGGTACGGACGCTGACCCCGCCCACGCCCGGGCAGCCGCCTACTCCAGCTCCTTGAGCACTTCCTGCACGTCCGCGGGCACGAGTACGATCTCGATCCGTCGGTTTTCGGCCCGTCCTTCGGGCGTGTCGTTGCTCGCAATCGGTCGGTAAGGACCATAGCCCACGGCCGCCAACTGCGCGCCAGCGACGCCGGCTTCCTCCAGGAAGCGCAGCACGTTGGTTGCGCGCTGGGTGGAGAGCTCCCAGTTGGTGGGGAACCGCTCGCGCAACTTCTCCCCGATCGGGACGTTGTCGGTGGACCCCTCGATTCGAATCTGTTTGTCGGTGACGGTCTTGAGGATATCCCCGACCTTCTTGAGCACACCTTTCCCCGCGGGTTTGATTTCGGCCCGACCAGAGTCGAACAGGACTTTCTCGACCAGGTTGACCGAGAGTCGGTCCCGGATCTGCGTGACTTTGATCTCGCCTTTCTTGATCTCGCCTTCGAGGTCTTTTACGAGGCTGTCGTACGTGCCCTTGAGGCGCTTGATCTCCTCGTCTTTCTGGGCGCTCGTAATCTGGGCTTGTCGCTCCACTACGGCCAGCCGCTCATTGAGCGTCGCCAGCTCCTGCTCGACTCGTTGTTTCTCGGCCCGTTGCACGGCCAGTTCCTCTTCCAAGGTGCTCTTTTGGCTCTCGAGCTCTTTTCGTTGACCGTCGAGCGCGGCCACTTGTTGCTGCAACGTGGCCCGCTCCGCGGCTCCCTGGGATTCGAGCGCGCGATACCTCCCTTTGGAGACGCAGCCGGAAACCAGCACAGCGGTCAATACGAGAACCATCGGCGTGTGTTTGCAACGTGTGTTCATGGTTCCTCCTTGGGTTGAGCTGGGAGGGGACTCCGTGCTAAACGTGCCGGCGTGGACAGCTTTCTCGCGAATCCGATCTGGGTATAGGCCCACCGGTTGACCGGCCACCAGCGGCGCCACGCAATGTCCAAACGGTTCAGGGCCATCACGGCGCGCTCGGCCCGCCCGATGCGGTCCGAGAACTGAAGCCGTTCCGGCCGCGGGATCAAAAAGGAGAAGAAATCGAATCCGTACGTCCGCTCCAGCCTGAAACCGTGGCTCGCGAGCAGGTCGCGCATCTCCTGCCGGCCGAAGGTGTTGAACTCCAGTTGGCGGCCGCGGAATGACCAGGCGTGCGTGTGGCCTCGCTCGGGATCGACCCGCGCGCGACGGCGTTCCTCCGCGTCCCACAGCAGTCCGGGGTGGTACTTGTTGTCGTAGTCCAGCACCAGCAGCGCGCCGGGTCGGCACAGACGGGAGAGTTGCGCGAGCGCCGTGTCGTAGTCCGGGATGTGGCCGATCACGTCACCGTACGCGATCACGCAGTCGAACGAGGCGTCCGGCAACGGCGGCTTAGTGAGGTCCGAACACACGAACCGCACGTTGTGCACGCGTTCGCGCACGGCGCGCTGCTCGGCCAATGCCAGCGCGTCGGGAGACACGTCCAGACCCGTGACGTGTTTGGCGAAGCGGGCGGCGTAGAACGTGTGGTAGCCTTCGCCGCATCCCACATCCAACACCGACTCGTACGGCCCGCCGTGGCGTTGTTGCTCGAAAATTTCGCGTTGGCAGGTGTCGAAGAGTTGGTAGATCCGGATGAAGTACGGGAACTGCGCGAGGTCGAGGCCCGCGATGTTGGCGTAGAACGCCTTGACCTGTTGGACGTGCCGGGCGGGATCCGGCAGCTTGCGATGAGGCGTCAACATCCGCGCGGCATTATACGCAAGACCCGTGTCGAAGTCATTTCGCCAGCACTTTGGCCGTGGTCTTGAAGTGCACTTTGGCGAAGGTCGAGAGCGCCGCTTCCCCCTTGGCGCGCACCAGGCGTTTGGCGGCGGCGTCTACCAGGTCGGAGGCGCCTTTGGGCAGGACCAGGCCCGCTTCCTCGGAGAGCCGGTCGAGTCGCCGCACGAACTCCGCGCGCGCCACGACCGACGCCGCGGCCACTGCCACGTCTTCCTCGGCCCGCGGGCGTTGCTGGAGCTCGATGGCCCGGCCCTTGCGCATCAGCGCGTCTTGAATGAAGCGCTCGTCGCCGAATTGATCGCTGATGGCTCGCGTCGCCGGGCAGCCGGCCTCGAGGAGGTTCTCGATTGCGCGGGCGTGGCCCCAGCCGAGGAGTCGATTGAGGTTCTTCAGCTTGCCGTAGAGTTCGTTGTACTTGGCGGGTCCGATCGCGACCACGCTGGTACGGCAGAGCCCCGGAATGTCCCCGGCCAGGTCCGCGATCGTGCGGTCGGAGAGCCGCTTGCTGTCTCGCACGCCCGAGGCGCGCAACATGGCCGCCGTCTCTTCGTCCACGCAGACCGCGGCGATGACCAGGGGGCCGAAATAGTCGCCCTTGCCCGACTCGTCCACCCCGATCCAGGCGGAGGTCGAGTTCATGGGCATCCCGGGAAACGATGGCCGGCTGGGTGGGGCCGCATGCCGGGCGACTCTAGCAGAAGGGGTTCGGCCGATCAAGGCAAACCGCCTTGCTTTCTCGTCTGGCCCTGTGCTATAAACCGCAGTCCTTGCTCTCGCCACGGTGCGAGGGCTTTAGAGCCAAAAGGAATCCCATCGAAGGAGTTCCATCGCATGGCGGTCTACGAAACCATTTTTATCGTCAAGACCTCGGTCTCCGAGGAAGAGTTGGCGGCGCTCGTCGCCAAGGTTCGCGGGGTCATCGAAAAGCACGGCGGCGAGGTCCTTAAGGTCGAGAACTGGGGCAAAAAGAAGCTCGCGTACGAAGTCCGCAAGGAAAAGAAGGGCACCTACGTGTTCTATCGGTTTCGCGGGCCCGGCGCGGTGGTGTCGGAGTTGGAGCGGCAGTATCGCGTCGAAGACGCGATCATCAAGTTCATCACCGTGAAATGTGATCCCAAGTTGCTCGCGGAAGAGATGGCGCGCGAAAGCGCGGCGAGCCATGCCTCCCCGGGAGGGCACGGAGGCGGGGCGGCCGCGGCGGAGCCCATGACGCCCGCGTGAGCGGCCGCGGCCCGGGAGATCGGACATGGCGAGTTTCAACAAAGTGATCTTGATGGGGAACCTGACCAAGGACCCCGAGATCCGGTACACCCCGAGCGGTACGCCGGTGGCCACGTTCGGGCTCGCCGTGAATCGACGCTACAAACAGGGCGAGGAACTGAAAGACGAGGTGTGTTACATCGACATCGTGGTGTTCGGCAAACAAGCCGAGCACTGCGGACAATACTTGGGCAAGGGACACGGGGTGATCGTGGACGGCCGCCTGCAGCAGCGACGGTGGGAAACCGACGACGGGCAGAAGCGGAGCAAACACGAGGTCGTGGCCCAAACCATCAACTTCCTCCCCAAGCGCACGGATCAAGGCTCTGCGGGCGGTCCGACCGGTGCCGGGAAAACGGCTGCCGCGCCCGAGGCCCAACCGCAGGAGGAGTTCGTGGATCAGGACGTGCCGTTTTGAGCGAGTGTCGCCAACACATCCTTCACCGTTTGCCAGGAGTTGACTACCGATGAGATCCGCATCCCCCGCATCGTCAACCGCTTCCGCCGCGTCGGGCAAGGACTCGCGCGCCGGTGCCGCAGGCGCAGGCGCCGCGTCAGACCGAAAATTTTTCGGGCGGCGGAAGGCGTGCCGGTTCTGCACCGACAAGGTCGTGGGGATCAGTTACAAAGACGTGTCGATGCTCCGAAACTATCTGACCGAACGCGGCAAGATCATGCCGCGGCGCCTCTCCGGGACGTGCGCGCGCCATCAACGCGAATTGACGCTTGCGATCAAGCGCGCCCGCAATATCGCGCTGGTCGCGTTCACCGAAGAGCGCTAGGAGTCCGTCCATGAAAGGCCATCTGCTGCGTTGGCGCTGCGCTTCCGGTCCTCACGTACCTACTGCGTACGCTCCGGTGCGGTGCTCGCGGCGCCTTGCATCTGGCGCTTTCCTGAACGGACTCAAAGCGCCGATTGCTCGGGCAGGCTCCTAGCAAGTCCGCTGCTCGGTTGCGCCGAGCGGCTTCGTGTCAACAATCTCTATCTAAATGGTGTTCAGAAGCCAGATTTCCCGGCGTCCGTGACCGGACATGGCGCGTATCGACAAGAAGACGCTCTGGCTGGTCACCGCCGCCGCGGCGGCCCTCGTGCTCTTGC containing:
- a CDS encoding OmpA family protein, producing the protein MNTRCKHTPMVLVLTAVLVSGCVSKGRYRALESQGAAERATLQQQVAALDGQRKELESQKSTLEEELAVQRAEKQRVEQELATLNERLAVVERQAQITSAQKDEEIKRLKGTYDSLVKDLEGEIKKGEIKVTQIRDRLSVNLVEKVLFDSGRAEIKPAGKGVLKKVGDILKTVTDKQIRIEGSTDNVPIGEKLRERFPTNWELSTQRATNVLRFLEEAGVAGAQLAAVGYGPYRPIASNDTPEGRAENRRIEIVLVPADVQEVLKELE
- a CDS encoding class I SAM-dependent methyltransferase, encoding MLTPHRKLPDPARHVQQVKAFYANIAGLDLAQFPYFIRIYQLFDTCQREIFEQQRHGGPYESVLDVGCGEGYHTFYAARFAKHVTGLDVSPDALALAEQRAVRERVHNVRFVCSDLTKPPLPDASFDCVIAYGDVIGHIPDYDTALAQLSRLCRPGALLVLDYDNKYHPGLLWDAEERRRARVDPERGHTHAWSFRGRQLEFNTFGRQEMRDLLASHGFRLERTYGFDFFSFLIPRPERLQFSDRIGRAERAVMALNRLDIAWRRWWPVNRWAYTQIGFARKLSTPARLARSPLPAQPKEEP
- the rnhC gene encoding ribonuclease HIII, producing the protein MNSTSAWIGVDESGKGDYFGPLVIAAVCVDEETAAMLRASGVRDSKRLSDRTIADLAGDIPGLCRTSVVAIGPAKYNELYGKLKNLNRLLGWGHARAIENLLEAGCPATRAISDQFGDERFIQDALMRKGRAIELQQRPRAEEDVAVAAASVVARAEFVRRLDRLSEEAGLVLPKGASDLVDAAAKRLVRAKGEAALSTFAKVHFKTTAKVLAK
- the rpsF gene encoding 30S ribosomal protein S6 — its product is MAVYETIFIVKTSVSEEELAALVAKVRGVIEKHGGEVLKVENWGKKKLAYEVRKEKKGTYVFYRFRGPGAVVSELERQYRVEDAIIKFITVKCDPKLLAEEMARESAASHASPGGHGGGAAAAEPMTPA
- a CDS encoding single-stranded DNA-binding protein, encoding MASFNKVILMGNLTKDPEIRYTPSGTPVATFGLAVNRRYKQGEELKDEVCYIDIVVFGKQAEHCGQYLGKGHGVIVDGRLQQRRWETDDGQKRSKHEVVAQTINFLPKRTDQGSAGGPTGAGKTAAAPEAQPQEEFVDQDVPF